A genomic region of Aspergillus oryzae RIB40 DNA, chromosome 1 contains the following coding sequences:
- a CDS encoding uncharacterized protein (predicted protein), whose protein sequence is MSYEPEAYDELKSQSSQSLSSQLSRFGSLASGSWVRNPVSGKSQGAHNLPTAVAPLMFIDDRRQHKELLSDGCSLESTEKVKSSKRAKRAFDTFNDYLDRRARAQYVSLAVCFLSARDILNVPLTRGFKNRYLDPNHPATNGGLIGLLSGGVLTPDPEARRRKALRRVEEEEKQVLGQYYQQMDGIRNQNQSRWEIERQIRQCDEQFAPRFEEFRERRREAQGKQRNIRKVSKPFPRI, encoded by the exons ATGAGTTATGAGCCAGAAGCCTACGACGAGTTAAAGTCTCAATCGTCACAATCATTATCGAGCCAGTTGAGTAGGTTCGGATCCCTGGCCTCGGGTAGCTGGGTACGGAATCCTGTCTCGGGAAAGTCGCAGGGTGCTCATAATTTACCCACTGCTGTGGCGCCTTTGATGTTTATCGATGATCGGCGTCAGCATAAGGAGCTCCTGTCTGATGGATGTTCCCTGGAATCCACGGAAAAGGTTAAGTCATCGAAGAGGGCCAAAAGGGCATTCGATACGTTCAATGATTACCTAGATCGGAGGGCCCGTGCGCAATATGTGAGTCTTGCtgtctgctttctttctgctc GCGACATTTTGAATGTCCCTCTGACGCGCGGATTCAAAAACCGCTATCTCGATCCTAATCACCCCGCCACCAACGGGGGTCTCATCGGACTACTCTCCGGTGGCGTGCTGACTCCTGATCCGGAGGCACGCAGACGCAAGGCCCTGCGGCgggtcgaagaagaagagaaacaagtACTAGGCCAGTATTACCAGCAGATGGACGGCATTCGCAACCAGAACCAGTCCCGATGGGAGATCGAGAGACAGATCCGGCAGTGTGATGAGCAATTTGCGCCACGGTTCGAGGAGTTCCGAGAGCGGAGACGAGAAGCACAAGGAAAACAGAGAAATATCCGTAAGGTGAGCAAGCCTTTTCCACGTATATAG
- a CDS encoding uncharacterized protein (predicted protein) codes for MKAAKIDAKEEELEDGHQQPLIPGDSRGQQAPDEKRQEMIENNDPPEVQGTEKKQCWYGRRIPTQLSNLALHVNVRWCNDEKERRKQEKDAQNREKEGAEKRRLDRSPDFDKEVKNAIEQALSKRSESNICQDPYDKVHTGGRSEDKVTVNETEPLESLDRRIISPNPIVLNSSGIKGVFDIQRIVVRMLDPDSLRQKIKTAISVNEKIDGWCTISTGLALTMVAFSCERHVLVQQLDLVEVVEETVLKDPHAKLDGISEQLQRSEYRQNAETNTESYTTSEEDIRQGLKKPERSSTERSDLTTNPKTMKIQYGNSPEQRKLFRMLGFVTESNIQIVAGEWVLARFSSAPGAKWFLCRLELGAGTEFYARRIPTDEIDFTEAFPERGLVEYWHAFLLEQKSIMCDVLSFYLLSKKAGKYTDWLGESIINSLSGDVTSDQNEDESCDDDVDLARNPRSRDYGHLSNVRKMIKMIGWSAKGVLSETWASHLNRYLRDNALRKVPVHLRAAVEALSDRRVLLPAMFHTGKEIHFF; via the coding sequence ATGAAGGCAGCAAAGATCGATGctaaagaagaagaacttgaGGACGGCCATCAACAGCCGCTGATACCTGGTGATAGTAGGGGCCAGCAGGCTCCTGACGAAAAACGTCAGGAGATGATAGAAAACAATGATCCACCAGAGGTGCAGGGGACCGAGAAGAAACAGTGCTGGTATGGAAGGCGTATACCAACCCAGCTTTCGAATCTGGCGCTGCATGTCAATGTACGATGGTGTAAtgacgaaaaagaaaggcgcAAACAGGAGAAGGATGCGCAGAAtagagagaaggagggcgCGGAGAAACGACGGTTGGATAGATCGCCCGACTTTGATaaggaggtgaagaacgCAATTGAGCAAGCATTAAGCAAAAGATCGGAGAGCAACATCTGCCAAGACCCGTACGATAAAGTGCATACAGGAGGGAGATCTGAAGATAAGGTTACGGTGAACGAGACTGAACCCTTAGAAAGCCTGGACAGAAGAATCATCAGTCCGAATCCTATTGTGCTGAACAGCTCAGGAATCAAAGGAGTTTTTGACATTCAGCGCATCGTCGTAAGGATGCTTGATCCTGATAGTCTGCGGCAAAAGATCAAGACTGCAATTAGCGTCAatgagaagattgatggATGGTGTACTATTAGTACGGGGCTGGCGCTGACAATGGTGGCTTTTTCTTGCGAAAGACACGTTCTTGTGCAGCAGTTGGATTTAGTCGAAGTGGTAGAGGAGACCGTCCTTAAAGACCCACACGCCAAATTGGACGGAATCTCTGAACAGCTACAGAGGTCAGAGTATAGGCAGAATGCAGAGACTAACACCGAAAGTTATACGACCTCTGAAGAGGACATACGACAAGGCCTGAAAAAACCAGAACGATCTTCCACAGAGAGATCAGACCTTACCACAAAcccgaagacgatgaagataCAATATGGTAATTCCCCAGAACAGCGAAAGCTTTTTCGCATGTTGGGTTTTGTCACCGAATCTAACATTCAGATCGTCGCTGGCGAATGGGTACTTGCACGATTTTCAAGTGCACCGGGTGCGAAGTGGTTTCTCTGTCGACTAGAGCTCGGTGCCGGCACTGAGTTCTACGCACGTCGGATACCAACAGATGAGATTGATTTCACTGAGGCGTTTCCCGAAAGGGGCTTGGTGGAGTATTGGCATGCATTCCTACTGGAGCAGAAATCCATAATGTGCGATGTTCTGTCATTCTACCTACTAAGCAAGAAAGCAGGAAAATACACGGACTGGCTGGGTGAAAGTATTATCAATTCCCTTTCGGGAGATGTGACCAGTGACCAGAATGAAGATGAAAgctgtgacgatgatgtgGACTTGGCCAGAAACCCGAGATCTCGGGATTACGGGCATCTGTCTAATGTGCGAAAGATGATCAAAATGATAGGGTGGAGCGCTAAAGGCGTGTTGTCTGAGACTTGGGCAAGTCACCTAAACAGATATTTGAGGGACAACGCTCTAAGAAAGGTACCAGTTCACCTGCGCGCAGCAGTGGAGGCCTTAAGTGATAGGCGTGTGCTTCTACCAGCGATGTTCCACACAGGGAAAGAGATACACTTCTTCTAA
- a CDS encoding uncharacterized protein (predicted protein) yields the protein MRSRSVNLRQTIWLVVELQELVLSKVTFYVNPNWDLLERPIDDLGQYYNLCPFIDLYTRNQEHATSKENISIAMAALPAQDVQDLLNGKRQQERTGMTETGDILESITGTLGAFNFAVPKNLDEETARARIGQCVRSTIKSLQRLRLEHGGDTSIHPLKLYSLIAGTIHGTLSDSQPKTDDIYKERRIKIVIDLLLSALAKLKNHEIRADREHIARFSKVQCLKSWSRGTGRATFSAHSVMNLASARECTVPTDIAYSLMGILGVRFPAFPAEGLTKALARSMDEVVIASNDVSVFNWSGKHNGSPIRGRSLYASNISGFRVENTELQENFDADQELMRYFREQRIKDLWMAGRV from the exons ATGCGGTCGCGGAGCGTCAATCTCCGGCAAACAATTTGGCTGGTAGTCGAATTGCAGGAACTGGTCCTTAGCAAAGTGACCTTCTATGTCAACCCTAACTGGGACCTTTTGGAGAGACCGATCGATGATTTGGGCCAATACTACAATCTTTGTCCCTTCATCGACCTGTACACTCGAAACCAAGAACATGCCACGtcgaaagaaaatatcagCATTGCAATGGCTGCGTTACCAGCCCAGGATGTGCAAGATTTGTTGAATGGAAAAAGGCAACAGGAGAGAACTGGCATG ACAGAAACAGGAGATATTTTAGAGTCAATCACAGGTACTCTGGGAGCTTTTAACTTTGCCGTCCCCAAAAACCTGGATGAAGAAACTGCGAGGGCTAGGATTGGCCAGTGCGTTCGGAGCACTATTAAGAGCCTTCAACGTCTCAGACTTGAGCATGGAGGCGATACCAGCATACACCCTTTGAAACTCTATTCGCTAATAGCCGGAACCATCCACGGTACCTTGAGTGACTCGCAGCCTAAAACAGATGATATCtacaaggaaagaagaataaagatTGTCATTGACCTGCTTCTGAGTGCCTTGGCGAAATTGAAGAACCACGAGATCCGGGCCGATCGCGAACATATTGCAAGATTCAGCAAAGTACAGTGCCTCAAAAGCTGGTCCAGAGGGACTGGGAGAGCGACCTTTTCTGCCCATAGTGTGATGAACCTGGCGTCCGCCCGAGAGTGTACTGTCCCGACGGATATAGCTTACTCGCTGATGGGTATACTTGGCGTGCGATTCCCGGCATTCCCAGCAGAGGGACTAACAAAAGCTTTGGCTCGTTCGATGGATGAAGTCGTAATTGCCTCAAATGACGTCTCTGTATTCAACTGGTCCGGGAAACACAATGGAAGCCCCATAAGGGGCCGGTCTCTGTATGCTTCTAATATTAGTGGGTTTCGGGTTGAGAATACAGAGTTGCAAGAAAATTTCGACGCGGATCAAGAGCTGATGCGATATTTTCGTGAGCAACGCATAAAAGACTTGTGGATGGCTGGCCGTGTTTAA
- a CDS encoding Gfo/Idh/MocA family protein (predicted dehydrogenases and related proteins): MTKAESKMKKYALIGTGGRAMFFYTAIVRDFGSTAQLVAFCDTNNTRLAYANSRIEALGHSAVPTYLAQDFDRMIDETRPDEIIVTTIDRTHHKYIIRALERGCNVVTEKPMTIDAPRCRQIIDAVDRTQGQVRVTFNYRYAPHNTKIAELLNSGAIGDVNSVHFEWMLNTSHGADYFRRWHRDKRNSGGLLVHKSTHHFDLVNFWLRTKPETVVAMGDLRFYGKENAERRGETKFYSRARGSDVAKEDPFALDLESNEQLKALYADAEWEDGYYRDQSVFGDGINIEDTMGVMVRYQTGAVLTYSLTAYAPWEGFRVNFNGSKGRLEVEVVEQSYVNSGGEQALEGALESRTILLRPLLGKPVEIEVPTGEGGHGGGDPQLLQDLFGTRSSDPLNRAASHLDGAWSIATGIAANESMRTGQVVRVNEVLQL; encoded by the coding sequence ATGACCAAGGCAGAGTCCAAGATGAAAAAATATGCCTTAATCGGAACCGGCGGCCGCGCCATGTTCTTCTATACAGCCATCGTGCGCGACTTCGGCAGCACCGCCCAGCTGGTCGCTTTCTGCGACACGAACAACACTCGCCTGGCCTACGCAAACAGTCGCATCGAGGCACTAGGCCACAGTGCCGTTCCTACATATCTAGCCCAGGACTTTGACCGCATGATCGACGAGACTCGCCCGGACGAAATCATCGTGACCACCATCGACCGCACGCACCACAAGTACATCATCCGCGCCTTAGAACGTGGCTGCAATGTCGTCACCGAGAAACCAATGACGATTGATGCGCCGCGGTGTCGACAGATCATCGATGCCGTTGACCGCACCCAGGGACAGGTGCGAGTTACCTTTAACTATCGGTATGCACCGCATAATACCAAGATCGCGGAGCTGTTGAACTCGGGGGCGATCGGAGATGTGAACTCCGTGCACTTTGAGTGGATGTTGAATACCTCGCATGGTGCGGACTATTTCCGTCGTTGGCATCGGGATAAGCGGAACAGTGGAGGGTTGTTGGTGCATAAGTCTACGCATCACTTTGATCTGGTTAACTTCTGGTTGCGGACGAAGCCAGAGACGGTGGTTGCCATGGGTGATTTGCGATTTTATGGGAAGGAGAATGCTGAGCGTCGGGGTGAAACAAAATTTTACTCTCGTGCCCGTGGTAGTGATGTGGCGAAGGAGGATCCTTTTGCTCTGGACTTGGAGAGCAATGAGCAGCTTAAGGCCCTGTACGCGGATGCTGAATGGGAGGATGGGTACTATCGGGATCAGAGTGTGTTTGGAGATGGCATCAATATTGAGGATACCATGGGGGTGATGGTGCGGTATCAGACCGGAGCGGTGTTGACATACAGTCTCACTGCGTATGCGCCCTGGGAAGGGTTCCGGGTGAACTTCAATGGGAGCAAGGGTAGACTGGAggttgaggtggtggagcagTCGTATGTGAACTCTGGAGGAGAGCAAGCCTTGGAGGGCGCGCTGGAGAGTCGGACCATTCTCCTGCGGCCCTTGTTGGGCAAGCCTGTGGAAATCGAGGTTCCAACGGGCGAAGGGGGTCATGGCGGTGGTGACCCCCAATTGCTACAAGATCTCTTTGGCACCCGATCCTCAGATCCGCTGAACAGAGCTGCGTCACATCTTGATGGGGCATGGTCAATTGCGACGGGCATTGCGGCGAATGAGTCCATGCGCACCGGGCAGGTGGTACGTGTAAATGAGGTGCTGCAGTTGTAA
- a CDS encoding putative MFS transporter (permease of the major facilitator superfamily), with protein MAGPAETPHDDITTVEDPQGPRNQGKEKAARFLAEVDEGERTFTPEEEKGVLKRIDRRLLPLLLGAYFFQQLDKSTLSYVSIFGLVEDTNLHGQQYSWLGSILYLAQLVMQPVAALLLVKLPTGKLIGTAIFLWGSSLAIMAACTDFPSLLGLRFTLGAFEAMIAPSCVAVTQMWWRRGEQTLRTAYWNGMNGVTFVVGSLFTYGLGHIHSNTLYSYQIIFMFCGLLTVAFSLVVLIFMPDSPMEAKCLNHREKIIAVERLRANQMGVVSREWRWDHVWETLYDMKTWCWFFLIVAISIPSGGISTFGNLIIKSFGYGSFETILFNIPFGVIQVIAIVGGGWLATRFQRKGLVIVGFAIVSAIGTLLMIVVPREQKGVLLFGYYLVSFLAGITPLVYAWEAQNTAGDTKRKCTSAVVLIGMCAGNVIGPQLYSTSQAPLYRPGLISNLILFIIVGVFAILTNLYLIYLNRKHAQRRLDLGKSAQVVDESMLRKEKVGKAVELEDVNAVPQQNQAEDKGFSDTTDLKNEDFIYVY; from the exons ATGGCAGGTCCAGCAGAAACACCACATGACGATATCACCACGGTCGAAGACCCCCAAGGGCCTCGTAACCAGggcaaggaaaaggcagcgCGGTTCCTTGCTGAGGTCGACGAGGGTGAACGGACCTTCAcgccagaagaagagaagggtgtTCTTAAACGAATTGATCGCCGTCTGCTACCCCTGCTTCTGGGCGCGTACTTCTTCCAACAACTCGACAAATCCACGCTCTCCTATGTCTCCATTTTTGGGCTAGTTGAGGACACGAATCTCCATGGACAGCAGTACTCATGGCTCGGATCGATTCTTTATTTGGCCCAGCTGGTCATGCAACCTGTGGCAGCGCTGCTGCTTGTCAAGCTTCCCACAGGAAAACTGATCGGAACGGCGATATTCTTGTGGGGGAGCTCTTTGGCTATCATGGCCGCGTGTACGGACTTTCCTAGTCTGCTTGGGCTGAGGTTTACCTTGGGGGCGTTCGAAGCGATGATAG CGCCTTCATGTGTGGCCGTAACGCAGATGTGGTGGAGACGAGGCGAACAGACTCTACGGACGGCCTATTGGAATGGAATGAACGGCGTGACGTTCGTC GTCGGAAGTCTTTTCACATATGGATTGGGTCATATCCACAGCAACACGCTCTATTCCTATCAG ATTATCTTCATGTTCTGCGGTCTACTTACTGTCGCCTTTTCTctcgtcgtcctcatcttcatgccAGACTCACCCATGGAAGCCAAGTGTCTCAACCACCGTGAAAAGATCATCGCTGTAGAGCGCCTCCGCGCAAACCAGATGGGCGTTGTCTCCCGCGAATGGCGCTGGGACCACGTCTGGGAGACGCTCTATGATATGAAAACCTGGTGTTGGTTTTTCCTGATCGTGGCCATCTC AATCCCAAGTGGTGGTATCAGCACATTCGGCAACCTTATCATCAAATCCTTCGGATACGGTTCATTCGAgaccattctcttcaacatccccttTGGCGTAATCCAGGTCATCGCCATCGTAGGCGGAGGCTGGCTGGCTACCCGGTTCCAGCGCAAGGGACTCGTCATTGTTGGGTTCGCAATTGTGTCTGCTATCGGgacattgttgatgattgttGTACCCCGGGAGCAGAAgggggttcttcttttcgggtACTATTTG GTATCCTTCCTGGCAGGTATCACTCCCCTAGTATATGCATGGGAAGCACAAAATACCGCCGGAGATACAAAGCGAAAATGTACCTCCGCGGTTGTATTGATTGGAATGTGCGCCGGGAAT GTAATCGGTCCCCAACTATACTCAACATCACAAGCGCCATTGTACCGTCCGGGATTGATCTCGAACCTGATCTTATTCATCATTGTCGGCGTGTTTGCTAT TCTGACGAATCTGTACCTCATCTACCTGAATCGGAAGCATGCTCAGCGGAGACTGGATCTCGGCAAATCAGCCCAGGTGGTGGACGAATCTATgctgaggaaggagaaggtgggTAAGGCGGTTGAACTCGAGGATGTCAATGCTGTTCCTCAGCAGAACCAAGCTGAGGATAAGGGGTTTTCAGACACAACGGATCTCAAGAATGAGGATTTCATATATGTGTACTAG